From a region of the Nitrospira sp. genome:
- a CDS encoding glucose-6-phosphate dehydrogenase — MDFHHFILLGAGSDVACRYVFPALAELEAANQLPQEFVILGITRKVWQDDGTFRRHIEARVKECGSTANLSALPKLLTRVNQASVDLSDIRRFKNVIGTIRDPVVLYLGLPPAISEGIVGRLGELGLSAESRIMIEKPFGHNLQSAQDLNRGVHKIFPEDHIFRVDHFLAKQTVQNILGIRFANRVLESVWDHQHVERVEIVWEETNSLEGRIGYYDAAGALKDMIQNHLLQLMCLLALEPPSELTEPELHDRKIELLKAVRPFTEEEIAANTTRSRYTAGQIAGRAVKGYVDEPGVDTKRRTETFAEVRFFIDNPRWSNVPFVLRTGKALKEDRQGISVFFKPPRHSTFVSSQVLRSNELRLSLKPDQVGLVINVNGPGNPLEAEPVELHTDLAPEPMSPYASLIRDVLMGNSMFFIRDDEAEEAWKVIDPIVAAWKKDLVPLQSYPAGSLGPPALG; from the coding sequence ATGGACTTTCATCATTTCATCCTTCTTGGAGCCGGTTCAGATGTGGCCTGCCGTTATGTCTTTCCTGCCCTGGCTGAGCTGGAAGCGGCAAATCAACTGCCTCAGGAATTTGTGATCTTGGGGATCACGAGAAAAGTCTGGCAGGATGACGGAACCTTCCGCCGTCACATTGAGGCGCGTGTCAAGGAATGCGGGAGTACCGCAAATCTGAGCGCCTTGCCGAAATTATTGACGCGGGTGAATCAGGCATCAGTGGACCTCTCGGATATTCGTCGGTTCAAGAACGTGATCGGAACGATACGGGATCCTGTGGTGCTCTATTTGGGACTCCCGCCGGCGATTTCAGAAGGAATCGTTGGACGGCTCGGTGAACTGGGCTTGTCTGCGGAAAGCCGAATCATGATAGAAAAGCCGTTCGGTCACAACCTGCAGTCGGCGCAGGACCTCAACCGCGGAGTGCATAAGATTTTTCCCGAAGACCATATTTTTCGTGTCGACCATTTCTTGGCCAAACAGACGGTGCAGAATATATTGGGCATTCGATTCGCCAACCGGGTCTTGGAGTCGGTATGGGATCATCAGCACGTGGAGAGAGTCGAAATCGTGTGGGAAGAGACGAATTCTCTGGAGGGAAGGATTGGGTACTATGACGCTGCCGGCGCTCTCAAAGATATGATTCAAAACCACCTGTTACAGTTGATGTGTTTGCTGGCACTGGAACCTCCCTCGGAGCTTACAGAACCCGAGCTGCATGATCGAAAAATTGAGCTGTTGAAGGCAGTCCGGCCATTCACCGAGGAGGAAATCGCCGCGAACACGACCCGAAGTCGGTATACGGCCGGTCAGATAGCGGGGCGTGCTGTAAAGGGATATGTGGATGAGCCGGGAGTCGATACGAAGCGACGTACGGAAACATTCGCAGAAGTTCGGTTCTTCATCGATAATCCGCGATGGAGCAATGTCCCATTCGTCCTACGAACCGGGAAGGCGTTGAAGGAAGATCGGCAAGGAATCTCGGTATTTTTCAAGCCTCCCCGGCACTCAACGTTTGTGTCGTCTCAGGTCCTGAGATCGAATGAGTTACGATTGAGCCTCAAGCCTGATCAGGTCGGATTGGTCATAAATGTGAATGGCCCCGGCAATCCCTTGGAAGCGGAACCGGTCGAACTTCATACGGATCTTGCGCCGGAGCCGATGTCTCCATATGCAAGCCTTATCAGGGATGTGCTCATGGGAAACTCGATGTTTTTTATCAGAGACGATGAGGCAGAGGAAGCCTGGAAGGTCATCGACCCAATCGTGGCCGCTTGGAAGAAAGACCTTGTTCCGCTCCAATCCTACCCAGCAGGTTCCCTTGGGCCGCCTGCTCTTGGATAG
- the treZ gene encoding malto-oligosyltrehalose trehalohydrolase, which translates to MSESKPQRKILGACVAEGGVQFRVWAPKVERVDVLFGNGPTFSLEKDEGGYFSRTISSAIPGMMYRYRLNGGSDFPDPCSRFQPEGPHGPSQIVDSSTYRWRDQGWPGVRMAGQVLYELHIGAFTKEGTFDAAIQELDGLKRLGITLLELMPVAEFPGRWNWGYDGVCLFAPSHRYGDYDALKRFVDAAHMRGIGVILDVVYNHFGPDGNYLSAFSDDYVTDRYPNEWGQALNFDGPRSEGMRDMVIQNACYWIQEFRLDGLRLDATHAIHDAGAMHVLGELSLETRRTAGQRSIVLIAESEQQDMRALRSVDEGGWGLDAIWSDDFHHTCRVAATGRREAYYTDYLGAPQELVSAVKRGFLYQGQRYHWQDKARGTVVGAEPASSFVFYLQNHDQIGNSLMGGRLHTMTSPGRYRAITAFWLLAPQTPMLFMGQEFASSANFRYFVDFAGHDLGPKVRKGRQEFLSQFPSYASEDAQAAMLDPSDPSVFEQSKLDRHERQEHAPLYRLHRDLLRLRREDAVFSAQARDRLDGAVLGSHAFVIRYYEETGCDRLLVVNLGADLHLVPAPEPMLAPQQTGSWSLVWSSNHPQYDGPGTVNPLTKKGWHIPAESASVLRIEHDVGATVREQDHG; encoded by the coding sequence ATGTCAGAATCAAAGCCTCAAAGGAAAATCCTCGGAGCCTGTGTGGCCGAAGGGGGCGTGCAGTTCAGGGTTTGGGCCCCAAAGGTCGAACGTGTAGACGTACTATTCGGGAACGGCCCCACGTTCTCGCTGGAAAAGGATGAGGGTGGTTACTTCAGCCGAACGATTTCATCCGCCATCCCCGGGATGATGTATCGCTATCGATTGAACGGTGGAAGTGATTTTCCCGACCCTTGTTCACGCTTCCAACCGGAGGGCCCTCACGGTCCTTCGCAGATCGTCGATTCCTCCACCTATCGCTGGCGAGATCAGGGTTGGCCCGGTGTTAGGATGGCGGGACAAGTCCTGTACGAATTGCATATTGGGGCATTTACTAAGGAAGGCACGTTCGATGCAGCTATTCAGGAATTGGACGGGCTGAAGCGTCTTGGGATCACCCTGCTCGAACTCATGCCCGTTGCCGAATTTCCCGGACGTTGGAATTGGGGATATGACGGCGTCTGTCTGTTCGCTCCGTCGCACAGGTATGGAGATTATGATGCCTTGAAACGCTTCGTGGATGCCGCCCACATGAGGGGAATCGGTGTCATTCTAGACGTCGTCTATAACCATTTCGGGCCGGATGGAAACTATTTGTCGGCATTCAGCGATGACTATGTGACCGACCGGTATCCGAATGAGTGGGGCCAAGCCCTCAATTTCGATGGGCCCAGGTCAGAGGGTATGCGCGACATGGTGATTCAGAACGCATGCTATTGGATCCAGGAGTTTCGACTGGACGGCCTTCGGCTCGATGCAACCCACGCGATTCATGATGCCGGTGCAATGCATGTCTTAGGGGAGTTATCCCTGGAGACTCGGCGTACAGCGGGGCAACGGTCGATCGTGCTGATCGCCGAAAGTGAGCAGCAAGACATGCGGGCTCTTCGATCGGTCGATGAAGGCGGGTGGGGACTCGATGCCATTTGGAGTGACGACTTTCATCACACCTGTCGCGTTGCTGCGACCGGCCGGCGGGAGGCCTATTACACGGATTATCTCGGGGCGCCTCAGGAATTGGTGTCGGCCGTGAAACGAGGGTTCTTGTATCAAGGACAGCGGTATCACTGGCAAGACAAGGCCCGGGGGACGGTAGTCGGCGCCGAACCGGCGAGCAGTTTTGTCTTTTATTTGCAGAATCATGATCAAATCGGGAACTCGTTGATGGGAGGCCGGCTCCACACGATGACCAGTCCAGGTCGGTACCGGGCGATAACTGCCTTCTGGCTGCTCGCGCCTCAGACCCCCATGCTGTTCATGGGGCAGGAATTCGCCTCCTCGGCCAACTTTCGCTACTTCGTGGATTTTGCTGGGCACGACCTCGGCCCTAAGGTGCGCAAAGGGCGACAAGAGTTCTTAAGCCAGTTTCCCAGTTACGCTTCGGAGGATGCCCAAGCAGCTATGTTGGATCCGAGTGATCCTTCGGTCTTTGAGCAATCGAAACTGGATCGGCATGAGCGGCAAGAACACGCGCCGCTGTATCGTCTGCACCGCGATTTACTACGCTTGCGCCGCGAAGACGCGGTGTTCTCGGCGCAAGCACGGGATCGGCTCGACGGCGCCGTATTGGGTTCTCATGCGTTTGTAATCAGATACTATGAAGAAACGGGCTGCGATCGCCTCCTTGTCGTCAATCTTGGTGCCGATCTCCATCTGGTTCCCGCCCCTGAGCCGATGCTGGCGCCGCAGCAGACGGGGTCTTGGAGCCTGGTGTGGTCGAGCAATCACCCTCAGTATGACGGTCCCGGTACGGTGAATCCGTTGACCAAAAAAGGGTGGCATATACCGGCCGAGTCCGCGTCGGTGCTTCGAATCGAGCACGATGTTGGTGCCACAGTGCGCGAGCAGGACCATGGGTGA
- a CDS encoding glycogen debranching enzyme family protein: MGEAPEPSLPVITLPWTRSGDINALLSREWLVTNGLGGYSSTTLMQVATRRYHGIFVPDLPSPRGRTIVIPRLDEELQIGSATVRLSGAEYADGRLDTDIVDHLTSFRREWQTPTWRFSFQGRDLVKRIVMPYGQNSVYVEYRLEAGEPVTLRLRPFVTFRMPDAPLSETRKAPFLLTMVRGRYEMPLCEGVSPLKLCLRPQAGVFVADASISHGVSYRVDRDRGSPHVEDLESPGYFTVRLDREHPISFVASMEAWENLQYDADAIFAAEQERLHKLVVQADRLPTDRHETLLTLAADQFIVFPGSRMEEHALAQASGDEARTVIAGYHWFTDWGRDTMISLEGLTLCTGRYREGRAILRTFARYIKDGLIPNLFPEGERTGLYHTADATLWFFHALDRYYEVTGDRDTLMVLYPALKEVVEHHLRGTHFGIGVDERDGLLKTGAPGYALTWMDAKVEDWVVTPRRGKPVEIQALWYNAIRLMGRWAEDLRERSDRWDGLAKHIEDSFNDRFWYATGGYLYDVVDGEAGDDASLRPNQVFTMSLRYPILRKARWMPVLTVVREKLLTPFGLRSLAPGHRDYKPMYFGDLRARDAAYHQGTVWAWLIGHFIDASLKAGVDRAECRRFLDAFDVYLFDDGMGTVSEIFDAEAPFAPRGCVAQAWSVAEILRAYHATQPENISGINRG, from the coding sequence ATGGGTGAAGCTCCCGAGCCATCTCTGCCCGTTATCACCCTGCCGTGGACGCGAAGTGGGGATATCAACGCCCTGCTGTCGCGCGAATGGCTCGTGACGAACGGACTTGGGGGGTACTCGTCGACGACGCTCATGCAAGTGGCAACGCGCCGCTATCACGGCATATTTGTCCCGGATTTGCCTTCCCCCAGAGGCCGCACGATAGTTATCCCGCGCCTGGACGAGGAACTGCAGATAGGAAGTGCCACCGTGCGCTTGAGCGGAGCCGAGTATGCAGACGGACGTCTGGATACCGACATTGTCGACCACCTCACAAGCTTTCGCCGAGAGTGGCAAACGCCGACCTGGCGGTTTTCATTTCAAGGCCGGGATTTGGTCAAGCGGATCGTCATGCCCTATGGGCAGAATTCCGTGTATGTGGAATATCGATTGGAAGCGGGAGAACCGGTCACCCTTCGTCTGCGGCCGTTCGTCACCTTTCGCATGCCCGACGCCCCCCTCAGCGAGACGCGTAAGGCGCCGTTCCTCCTGACCATGGTCAGAGGACGATATGAGATGCCGCTCTGCGAAGGAGTGTCTCCATTGAAGCTTTGCCTGAGGCCGCAAGCGGGCGTGTTTGTGGCCGATGCCTCCATCAGCCATGGCGTGTCGTATCGAGTGGATCGCGATCGAGGTTCTCCGCATGTCGAGGACCTGGAGAGTCCCGGATACTTCACCGTGCGGTTGGATCGGGAACATCCGATATCCTTCGTGGCAAGCATGGAAGCTTGGGAGAATCTTCAATACGATGCCGATGCCATATTTGCCGCCGAACAAGAGCGGCTGCACAAACTTGTCGTTCAAGCGGATCGGCTTCCCACCGACCGTCATGAAACGCTTCTGACGTTGGCGGCGGATCAGTTCATCGTGTTTCCCGGAAGCCGGATGGAAGAGCATGCGTTGGCGCAGGCCTCCGGAGATGAAGCGCGGACGGTCATTGCAGGGTATCACTGGTTCACCGACTGGGGGCGAGACACGATGATCAGTTTGGAGGGACTCACCTTGTGCACCGGTCGGTATCGAGAGGGCCGCGCGATTTTGCGTACCTTTGCGCGGTACATCAAGGACGGGCTCATCCCCAATCTGTTCCCCGAAGGCGAGCGCACCGGACTGTATCATACGGCGGATGCCACCTTGTGGTTCTTCCATGCCCTCGATCGGTATTACGAGGTGACGGGTGACCGGGATACCCTGATGGTGCTGTATCCGGCCTTGAAAGAGGTGGTCGAGCATCATTTGAGGGGAACCCATTTTGGAATCGGCGTCGACGAGCGCGACGGTCTCTTGAAGACCGGAGCGCCGGGCTATGCGTTGACCTGGATGGATGCCAAAGTAGAGGACTGGGTGGTCACACCACGGCGCGGCAAGCCGGTGGAGATACAAGCGCTATGGTACAACGCGATTCGACTGATGGGGCGGTGGGCCGAGGATTTGAGAGAGCGATCGGACCGTTGGGACGGCTTGGCGAAACACATCGAGGATTCGTTCAATGATCGTTTTTGGTACGCAACCGGTGGGTATCTGTACGATGTCGTGGACGGTGAGGCGGGCGATGATGCGAGTCTCCGGCCCAATCAGGTGTTCACCATGTCCCTTCGATATCCTATCTTGCGGAAAGCGCGATGGATGCCGGTCTTGACCGTCGTCCGTGAGAAATTGCTGACGCCGTTCGGACTCCGTAGTTTGGCGCCGGGTCACCGCGACTATAAGCCGATGTATTTCGGAGATCTTCGCGCGCGTGACGCGGCCTACCATCAAGGGACGGTATGGGCATGGTTGATCGGCCATTTCATCGATGCGTCGTTGAAGGCGGGTGTGGACCGGGCAGAGTGCCGGCGATTCTTGGACGCCTTTGACGTCTACTTGTTCGACGACGGGATGGGAACCGTGAGCGAGATATTCGATGCCGAGGCGCCCTTCGCCCCGCGTGGATGTGTCGCGCAGGCCTGGAGTGTGGCGGAGATACTGCGGGCCTACCATGCCACGCAACCCGAAAATATCAGCGGCATAAACAGAGGCTAA
- a CDS encoding PAS domain-containing protein produces MTIGAVPDVLGKIMNGVFPYDQSKPIRVQPIVLGAITSIILLGTFLVDIGAPDGMATWVPYCIAIVLALQWRGAATIVPVTAAALILMVVGFLLRPLGDFQTETTNRAIGAATVTALALACLYIDWRRHKQRKALATTASRLNRLRFFVNRLKRAAVVLSDSRGRVTEWNQSAQHLTGYSIEQMIGRPVFRIFQRREIGTVRWAQAYRKARTEERAVYEAVCPRSNGSLCHVSIVIKPIRNQAGSLQGYSLAIQKYGEHRDKTSMSHG; encoded by the coding sequence ATGACCATCGGCGCGGTTCCGGATGTATTAGGCAAAATCATGAATGGTGTTTTCCCATACGATCAGTCGAAACCAATCCGTGTACAACCAATCGTGCTTGGAGCCATCACGAGTATCATTCTCTTAGGTACATTCTTGGTCGATATCGGAGCACCGGACGGAATGGCGACATGGGTGCCCTACTGCATTGCCATTGTCCTTGCGCTGCAATGGAGAGGAGCTGCTACCATTGTGCCCGTCACGGCAGCGGCCTTGATCTTGATGGTTGTAGGATTCTTGTTGAGACCGCTCGGAGATTTTCAGACCGAGACAACCAATCGAGCGATCGGGGCCGCAACCGTGACGGCCCTTGCCTTGGCATGCCTATATATTGACTGGCGACGACACAAGCAACGGAAAGCACTCGCGACAACAGCGTCGCGTCTCAACCGACTACGGTTTTTTGTTAATAGATTGAAGAGGGCGGCTGTTGTCCTGAGCGACAGCCGGGGACGAGTGACCGAATGGAATCAGTCCGCACAACATCTTACCGGTTACTCCATTGAGCAGATGATCGGACGACCGGTCTTTCGCATCTTCCAGCGTCGAGAAATCGGGACTGTCCGTTGGGCACAGGCCTATCGAAAAGCGCGTACCGAGGAGCGGGCTGTCTATGAAGCCGTGTGCCCTCGTTCCAATGGGTCCCTCTGTCACGTGAGCATCGTGATCAAACCGATCCGAAATCAAGCCGGGAGTCTACAAGGGTATTCTCTCGCTATTCAGAAATATGGAGAACACCGCGATAAGACGAGCATGAGTCACGGTTAG
- a CDS encoding ferritin-like domain-containing protein: MQFANNIQAIRDRARKHIEEGSMTEGYGLDREQAIKILNEALATEYMCVLRYRFHYFMATGINSSAVKEEFMEHAEEEQGHADELAERIKQLGGKPELHPSVIAERSHSEYREGTSLADMIREDLIAERIAIESYREMVRYFGDKDSTSRVMLEGILAKEEEHADEMADLLFAVQPDTNRNSKQQYFSDEVPGKAKQTKVKS; this comes from the coding sequence ATGCAGTTTGCCAACAACATTCAGGCCATCCGAGACCGGGCACGTAAGCATATCGAAGAGGGGTCCATGACCGAAGGGTATGGACTGGATCGGGAGCAGGCTATCAAAATTTTGAACGAGGCGCTGGCCACGGAGTATATGTGCGTGCTTCGTTATCGGTTTCATTATTTCATGGCCACTGGCATCAATTCTTCCGCGGTCAAGGAAGAATTCATGGAGCATGCGGAGGAGGAGCAGGGCCATGCAGATGAACTCGCGGAACGAATCAAGCAGCTGGGAGGCAAGCCGGAACTCCATCCTTCCGTTATTGCGGAACGTAGCCACAGCGAATATCGGGAAGGCACCTCGTTAGCCGATATGATCCGTGAAGATTTGATCGCCGAGCGCATTGCCATCGAGAGCTACAGGGAGATGGTGCGATACTTCGGCGACAAGGACTCCACTTCGCGAGTCATGTTGGAAGGCATCCTGGCCAAAGAAGAGGAGCATGCGGATGAAATGGCGGACCTACTGTTTGCCGTGCAGCCGGATACAAACCGGAATTCGAAGCAGCAGTACTTTAGCGATGAGGTCCCGGGAAAAGCCAAACAAACTAAGGTTAAGTCCTGA
- a CDS encoding helix-turn-helix transcriptional regulator — translation MNVVKTFSVQLKRLRQKEGLTQARLAHKTKLSLGYVARLEQGRHDPPLSTLLRIAKALRVTVAELVE, via the coding sequence ATGAATGTTGTGAAAACATTTTCAGTACAACTGAAGCGTTTACGACAGAAGGAAGGTTTAACTCAAGCCCGACTCGCACATAAGACCAAGCTTAGTCTTGGTTATGTAGCTCGGCTTGAACAGGGTCGCCATGATCCACCACTTAGCACGCTTTTGAGGATCGCGAAGGCGTTACGAGTCACTGTTGCGGAGCTGGTTGAATGA